The DNA segment CAATCGGCATTCGACAATCGGCATTCGACAATCGGCATTCGACAATCGGCATTCGACAATCGGCATTCGACAATCGGCATTCCTCTCATTGGTCCTTTTCGAGCTTCGCGATGAGCTCCTTTATTTCTGCCAATTCTTCCGGCGTACTCGATTTCATAGAGAGGGCACTTAAGACAAGCTTCTGCGCTGAACCCTGAAAGTTGCGGTTGACAAAATCCTGCATCACCCCCTGCTCTGCGTCTGTCTCTGATATGGCCGCCGTGTAGACGTGTGCCTTGGCGTCGCTATTGCGCGTCACCAATCCCTTTTTATACATGATCTGCATGAATTTCAGGGTTGTCGTATACCCTGCGGTATCTACAGCCTCGTGCACTGCCCGGACCGTGCTCGGCCCCGCTGCCCACAAAACACGAAGAATTGCCAGTTCTGCATTGGTCGGTTTTTGCATAAACACCTCAAACCTACGAATCAATTCGTACACAATATACGAACTAATTCGTAGATGTCAAGAGTAAAGAGGTTAAAGGTCGAAAGTTTATGGTTTAACGCATTTAGATCAGCAGCCCAACCTTAAACATTCAACCTTCAACTTTTAACCCATTTACGCGTTAGAGGGGCCGATTCATTTCAATCTTAACCCTGGCTTCAGATCCGTGAGCGACAACAAAATTATTTTCTCGATGCTTCGTGTGGGTAAAATCCACAAGCCGAACAAGCAGGTCCTGCGCGACATCAACCTTTCCTTTTTCTATGGCGCCAAAATTGGCGTACTTGGCCTGAACGGTGCCGGTAAAAGTACCCTGCTGCGCATTATTGCCGGCATCGACAAAGACTACCTGGG comes from the Bacteroidota bacterium genome and includes:
- a CDS encoding BlaI/MecI/CopY family transcriptional regulator, which gives rise to MQKPTNAELAILRVLWAAGPSTVRAVHEAVDTAGYTTTLKFMQIMYKKGLVTRNSDAKAHVYTAAISETDAEQGVMQDFVNRNFQGSAQKLVLSALSMKSSTPEELAEIKELIAKLEKDQ